A stretch of DNA from Saccharospirillum mangrovi:
GATAACAACGCACGCGCCGGTCGCCGCGAAATTGTTGCTGCAAAATCGGAAAATCGCTGGGGTGTAATTCGAACAATTGCAGCCGGTGATCGGAGTTCAGCAAGCTGGCGGCCAGCAGCGGCGAACCGGGATACATCTGTGTTAAGTCCAGGCCGGTTTTGGTCAGCGCGTCGAGAAAAAATCGCACTTCTTCGGGTGGGTTTGGCGCGTTATTTAACACGCCTATGCCGGTTTCAAATTCGCGTTTCTTTTGCGCGTGGTTACTGGTCAAGCGATAGGCGCCGGCACCGGCGTGGGTGTCGACATAGACCAGCGGTTTGGGCTTGCGCGTCAGGTAATCGGCACACAGCGCCAGCGTCAGGTGTTTGAGCATGTCGGCGTGATTGCCGGCGTGAAAGGCGTGACGATAACTGAGCATGGCGGCGGCTTCGGCAAGTGAGCAAATTCAGAGCCGGCATACTAAGGGCAAGACTGGCTCGCTGCCAGCCCGTTCAGTGCAACGTCTGTGGCGGGTGGCAGCAACGGCTCATCATGGCGACTTCAAAATACAGGCCGCGCACCTCGCGTTTTTCTGCGGTTGTTTCCGCCAGCCGTTCGAGTTGTTGCAGCGGTTGATGAATGAATTCCAGGCAGCAGCAACGCCAACCTTCAGGCACGAATTCATCGCTGATGGTTTCCAGCAACAACTGATATTGCAGGCGGTGGTAATGGCGTTGTCCAGCCCGACTTTGCAGCCGTTCGGGCAAGGGCGCGTTGAGCCAGTGACGCA
This window harbors:
- a CDS encoding 23S rRNA (adenine(2030)-N(6))-methyltransferase RlmJ is translated as MLSYRHAFHAGNHADMLKHLTLALCADYLTRKPKPLVYVDTHAGAGAYRLTSNHAQKKREFETGIGVLNNAPNPPEEVRFFLDALTKTGLDLTQMYPGSPLLAASLLNSDHRLQLFELHPSDFPILQQQFRGDRRVRCYQRDGFDGLLSAMPPKERRALVLIDPPYEIKTDYDQVAETLATVTRKFPQLCALVWYPIAQRERSDTLVRKLKKLSAEWLVAELNVAPDSDDYGMTGSGMFVLNPPYLLAEQLRNCLPWLSQQLSAEGFFQLDAQSG